Proteins from a single region of Mus pahari chromosome 2, PAHARI_EIJ_v1.1, whole genome shotgun sequence:
- the Ogg1 gene encoding N-glycosylase/DNA lyase isoform X2: MFFRSWLPSSMRHRTLSSSPDLWASVPCPRSELCLDLVLASGQSFRWKEQSPAHWSGVLADQVWTLTQTEDQLYCTVYRGDDGQVGRPTLEELEALHKYFQLDVSLAQLYSHWASVDSHFQRVAQKFQGVRLLRQDPAECLFSFICSSNNNIARITGMVDRLCQAFGPRLIQLDDVTYHGFPNLHALAGPEVETHLRKLGLGYRARYVCASAKAILEEQGGPAWLQQLRVAPYEEAHKALCTLPGVGAKVADCICLMALDKPQAVPVDVHVWQIAHRDYGWHPKTSQAKGPSLLANKELGNFFRNLWGPYAGWAQAVNSSCPSHRCCSVLTFATRKASHQQSAKRDLRGQRAR, from the exons ATGTTCTTCCGTTCCTGGCTGCCTAGCAGCATGAGGCATCGCACGCTGAGCTCCAGCCCGGACCTCTGGGCCTCTGTCCCGTGTCCACGCTCTGAGCTGTGTCTGGACTTGGTTTTAGCATCTGGACAGTCCTTCCG GTGGAAGGAACAGAGCCCTGCTCACTGGAGTGGCGTGCTGGCAGACCAAGTGTGGACACTGACTCAGACGGAAGATCAGCTCTATTGCACAGTGTACCGAGGAGACGACGGCCAGGTCGGCAGGCCCACCCTAGAGGAGCTGGAAGCTCTACACAAGTACTTTCAGCTGGATGTCAGTTTGGCTCAGCTATATAGCCACTGGGCTTCTGTAGATTCCCACTTCCAAAGAGTGGCCCAGAAATTCCAAG GTGTGAGACTGCTGAGACAGGACCCCGCTGaatgccttttctctttcatctgtTCCTCCAACAACAACATTGCTCGCATCACTGGCATGGTGGACCGGCTCTGCCAGGCCTTTGGACCTCGACTCATTCAGCTTGATGATGTCACTTATCATGGCTTCCCAAACCTCCATGCCCTGGCTG GTCCAGAAGTAGAGACTCACCTCAGGAAATTGGGCCTGGGGTACCGTGCCCGCTATGTGTGTGCCAGCGCCAAAGCCATCCTCGAAGAGCAAGGTGGGCCAGCTTGGCTGCAGCAGCTTCGAGTGGCCCCTTATGAAGAGGCCCACAAGGCCCTCTGCACCCTGCCCGGGGTGGGTGCCAAG GTGGCTGACTGCATCTGCTTAATGGCCCTTGATAAACCCCAGGCTGTGCCCGTGGATGTCCATGTGTGGCAGATCGCCCATCGTGACTATGGCTGGCATCCTAAGACATCCCAGGCTAAGGGCCCGAGCCTTTTGGCCAACAAAGAACTGG GAAACTTTTTCCGGAATCTGTGGGGACCTTATGCTGGCTGGGCCCAAGCAGTAA ACTCCTCATGCCCCTCCCATAGGTGCTGTTCAGTGCTGACCTTCGCCACCAGGAAAGCAAGCCACCAGCAAAGCGCAAAAAGAGATCTAAGAGGCCAGAGGGCTAGGTAG
- the Ogg1 gene encoding N-glycosylase/DNA lyase isoform X1, with protein sequence MFFRSWLPSSMRHRTLSSSPDLWASVPCPRSELCLDLVLASGQSFRWKEQSPAHWSGVLADQVWTLTQTEDQLYCTVYRGDDGQVGRPTLEELEALHKYFQLDVSLAQLYSHWASVDSHFQRVAQKFQGVRLLRQDPAECLFSFICSSNNNIARITGMVDRLCQAFGPRLIQLDDVTYHGFPNLHALAGPEVETHLRKLGLGYRARYVCASAKAILEEQGGPAWLQQLRVAPYEEAHKALCTLPGVGAKVADCICLMALDKPQAVPVDVHVWQIAHRDYGWHPKTSQAKGPSLLANKELGNFFRNLWGPYAGWAQAVLFSADLRHQESKPPAKRKKRSKRPEG encoded by the exons ATGTTCTTCCGTTCCTGGCTGCCTAGCAGCATGAGGCATCGCACGCTGAGCTCCAGCCCGGACCTCTGGGCCTCTGTCCCGTGTCCACGCTCTGAGCTGTGTCTGGACTTGGTTTTAGCATCTGGACAGTCCTTCCG GTGGAAGGAACAGAGCCCTGCTCACTGGAGTGGCGTGCTGGCAGACCAAGTGTGGACACTGACTCAGACGGAAGATCAGCTCTATTGCACAGTGTACCGAGGAGACGACGGCCAGGTCGGCAGGCCCACCCTAGAGGAGCTGGAAGCTCTACACAAGTACTTTCAGCTGGATGTCAGTTTGGCTCAGCTATATAGCCACTGGGCTTCTGTAGATTCCCACTTCCAAAGAGTGGCCCAGAAATTCCAAG GTGTGAGACTGCTGAGACAGGACCCCGCTGaatgccttttctctttcatctgtTCCTCCAACAACAACATTGCTCGCATCACTGGCATGGTGGACCGGCTCTGCCAGGCCTTTGGACCTCGACTCATTCAGCTTGATGATGTCACTTATCATGGCTTCCCAAACCTCCATGCCCTGGCTG GTCCAGAAGTAGAGACTCACCTCAGGAAATTGGGCCTGGGGTACCGTGCCCGCTATGTGTGTGCCAGCGCCAAAGCCATCCTCGAAGAGCAAGGTGGGCCAGCTTGGCTGCAGCAGCTTCGAGTGGCCCCTTATGAAGAGGCCCACAAGGCCCTCTGCACCCTGCCCGGGGTGGGTGCCAAG GTGGCTGACTGCATCTGCTTAATGGCCCTTGATAAACCCCAGGCTGTGCCCGTGGATGTCCATGTGTGGCAGATCGCCCATCGTGACTATGGCTGGCATCCTAAGACATCCCAGGCTAAGGGCCCGAGCCTTTTGGCCAACAAAGAACTGG GAAACTTTTTCCGGAATCTGTGGGGACCTTATGCTGGCTGGGCCCAAGCA GTGCTGTTCAGTGCTGACCTTCGCCACCAGGAAAGCAAGCCACCAGCAAAGCGCAAAAAGAGATCTAAGAGGCCAGAGGGCTAG
- the Camk1 gene encoding calcium/calmodulin-dependent protein kinase type 1: MPGAVDGPRWKQAEDIRDIYDFRDVLGTGAFSEVILAEDKRTQKLVAIKCIAKKALEGKEGSMENEIAVLHKIKHPNIVALDDIYESGGHLYLIMQLVSGGELFDRIVEKGFYTERDASRLIFQVLDAVKYLHDLGIVHRDLKPENLLYYSLDEDSKIMISDFGLSKMEDPGSVLSTACGTPGYVAPEVLAQKPYSKAVDCWSIGVIAYILLCGYPPFYDENDAKLFDQILKAEYEFDSPYWDDISDSAKDFIRHLMEKDPEKRFTCEQALQHPWIAGDTALDKNIHQSVSEQIKKNFAKSKWKQAFNATAVVRHMRKLQLGTSQEGQGQTGSHGELLTPTAGGPAAGCCCRDCCVEPGSELPPAPPPSSRTMD; the protein is encoded by the exons ATGCCAGGGGCAGTGGACGGCCCCAGGTGGAAGCAGGCAGAAGACATTAGGGATATTTATGACTTCAGAGATGTTCTGGGCAC GGGTGCCTTCTCAGAAGTGATCCTGGCAGAGGACAAGAGGACTCAGAAACTGGTGGCCATCAAATGTATTGCCAAGAAGGCCCTGGAGGGCAAAGAAGGCAGCATGGAGAACGAGATTGCCGTCTTACACAA GATCAAGCACCCCAACATTGTAGCCCTGGATGACATCTATGAGAGTGGGGGCCACCTCTACCTCATCATGCAGCT GGTTTCAGGTGGAGAGCTGTTTGACCGAATTGTGGAGAAAGGGTTCTACACGGAACGGGATGCCAGCCGCCTCATCTTCCAGGTGCTGGATGCTGTCAAGTACCTACACGACCTGGGCATTGTGCACCGGGATCTCAAG CCAGAGAACCTGCTGTACTACAGTCTAGATGAAGACTCCAAAATCATGATCTCCGACTTTGGCCTCTCCAAGATGGAGGACCCAGGCAGTGTACTCTCCACAGCCTGTGGGACTCCAGGATATGTGG CCCCTGAGGTCCTGGCCCAGAAGCCCTACAGCAAAGCTGTGGATTGCTGGTCCATAGGAGTCATTGCCTATATACT GCTCTGTGGCTACCCGCCCTTTTATGATGAAAATGATGCCAAACTCTTTGACCAGATTTTGAAGGCAGAGTATGAGTTTGACTCTCCTTACTGGGACGACATCTCTGATTCTG CCAAAGATTTCATACGACATTTGATGGAGAAAGACCCGGAGAAGAGGTTCACCTGTGAGCAGGCCTTGCAGCACCCATG GATTGCAGGAGATACAGCTCTGGATAAGAATATCCACCAGTCAGTGAGCGAGCAGATCAAGAAGAACTTTGCCAAGAGCAAGTGGAAG CAAGCTTTCAATGCCACTGCTGTGGTTCGGCACATGAGGAAGCTACAGCTGGGAACCAGTcaggaggggcaggggcagactGGCAGCCACGGAGAGCTGCTGACACCAACAGCTGGCG GACCAGCAGCTGGCTGCTGCTGCCGAGACTGCTGTGTGGAGCCAGGCTCGGAACTGCCACCCGCACCACCCCCAAGCTCAAGGACCATGGATTGA